A part of Drosophila ananassae strain 14024-0371.13 chromosome 2R, ASM1763931v2, whole genome shotgun sequence genomic DNA contains:
- the LOC6506215 gene encoding uncharacterized protein LOC6506215 isoform X1, with protein sequence MDKPELHSFMGPPPAVANSSNNNAAASFPEASSAGDKSAPPPKRIIKKINLDFKKLKESGLDRKLAEALSKHSPGAKPAKSSIPSAPAAAAASASASPSTSTAAQQKPQLRQPAPQPIKKRAMVSDYIEKIVPGQTNVDSSMHVKALLKSRILNKSMGGMPAKYSASRPPPSAALGSPDSSPTPGVFSVPIAKADVTVRQKQPPLLLNLVNKLPKCRSLCTSSSYSSQKRSTSKEQQGVPPKAPEISQKPAPSTPVVPQRNCTNTIQEHNNMTTSPHPLPPPQLTPQTPIVLPQSSKSSLPPLIVLENKVLSPDEKIDLSSLAIQQVKPLEKTDVISPPVQAPISTNPAKGKVILSTQKLKLSREKLSEMANEIRNQVKKVEAIPQLETVPTFNASLNTKPSNVEPLTINKECTPEVYNSTMETPTVKSGDVSLFSSPVKQSKELLSSESVEVSTDTLLITEPEEVPVYNPCTPEPEELLEVTNIETKTATPETNQLSKEDTSTSTSKVLSAVDFIAQLTAENTLDDSSFMELSPEEQRLNALFGGGGGFGVSSAMPVQEPEKVEVNTEIQKELPRPEPTVFVETPADEELAIGKILKMDDVNILHATLDVNSDSTNILRISPNAVKLQKSVEVLEKIAEEPNYVEADEVPSEKPNLAANILVEQPKNSNDVEVPSEMRDPEPEKEVTPPVRKQPMRSKRAKINLVQRTKRPSAAKATEAKRPKPEFEENDEPAAEAERNGDMEIEVIANFDNPTSDIVSPNVSSITNNPKVSSDEGRSKEVNDLGVEPDKEQSQRTTQQDEPEVEEEENEGASKPPTDRDLTQLYHPPKMPKNKSRKQNQNLELLDDPQPSTTGSNVSLIDILSQEQPPPQGEAKIPFRKEPEEGDSITCSTPEAKGIQNLISHLEAEKVPTQTKKTSPSSEETPKVGSRKKLVKTRPILGKRSARVAQNSQPEKTTSCIDPVPISIDVRSRVPTSSTSDDDRSETVELEEKRTRTPVLSFQIAQKKINETDISDDASPDHDETEDEQLSHVKKPQAMPEVTKSEEKVEIHNQGADDSDSSSPRDFSESVAINEDLIQEEHPSEEPTKDVSSEPGGGDTSSVVEENLEDSFRKLKDAKTVINEKVSPIPENSTRRSRRSTKKASEKELSKRESEIENNVSTEKQEESTVEKSKGKRQSRASLKAQKTLILPEESKESEISIAVSSAAEETKIPEEPTTSVKSLRQRQSRSRTPKVANISTGEISQPTDSSVENIETKEEKESASDNCKSKRKSRSCNSKKTVSKDLEKVEDNENTKTVTGDKKVPDEDKSAEVASKKPSRKRASRSKTPKCIEATPPAEKPINSSDKQGEGELYETPQTTEEPEIIPQTREKRKSRSRKAIPDKSKDSQERENPVSKPEEVDTSQSVTTNLTEVSTTEESADKTEDLAKESVPEEFKLPEKSVKPKATRRSRIKESQPESLQSPVINQEVANESDVVPSPVQSKRQRRSRCAEPKYVDEANSAMKRKSRSQPDPETAPIPLPKDEEIQTPKRRRKEPETPKAEDVEPPSLDTPKTPARRGRKRAAEADCELAKKLKEEGITVTPFNLRLLLVRKREQLETEEVVTCEGEGDGPLQCGLCLARSSTENWQNHLLEHYGVGWLIENTPELITRSSAMAMMKAFLQKNPEKRLVCRMCNNKLTSAQGMILHLESCAKKLAAVEDTFNVRLLLIRKRQQLETEEELTDEGKGDGPLQCGLCLARSTTENWQNHLLEHYGVGWFTDEQPEAITRSWVIRKMKDYLIINPEKRFACRMCNHQLTTAMGMMLHLENCGRQRVECEFCRKLYAFMSLPQHLRTCPRRPKDGIKEEQGKEIKEPVSCHASAESTFSARLLLIRKREQLETDEVLTNEGEGSGSLQCGLCLASSTSDNWQNHLLEHYGVGWFIDEQPEIITRGLVIKKMKDFLQKNPEKRLGCRLCNQQLTSAMGMMLHLENCGRQRVKCEFCKKLYASMTLPQHLRVCAKRSMIEKANEQDPAEESKELVYSNAGRAKRKSTIKAETKLKKIGEALTSENSAMETDQQKDFDGDSSDYDMAMDKESSDEYASEGADSNEDPILSEAESEGKGNKRSKKSKANDASRKKNSRKRPVFLGDVSEKPLFSRYINLELRIENRWKKFLQISYAKGSLFPQFEPSYSIISLEEAQTLLPSNDSKSMRYAFGGAEKSGDWKQMGLFEGFMNDGEYIGYLGGAIKQLAWAPLPSQVKTQYLLCSLRTKLKSYTKHVKIEGKEDALLMLLKCSVPDHNPSDNFSALQLDLHYGVRVPNGPVHSFVFMPSGGYDESTNRLGLLAVSNSMSDVHIYALPLNLPGDEQTGTESNVIQLNSLLTLSLDITNPVQDQCTRICWSQARGHNFLVTGYAKGNVACWDIGDTEGLNCIKQDNQLYIAPLNFFFIGERNIQYLDLHYDANGPRWLAVGTNVRRFCIFDIKNWSQPYPLVEGSSISHLYVTSLFWSPICETIIVGSNELFVNRMTRNLALSPSGINYDYKTLESTVSSTRAMHSNIQKNYLVLGTDNGDLVFVDERDLNFPPALNKSAFIVRAVSTLDLVHLSEATSDPKDPITPETFFRDYALRIKPVVPVQPKGRTTYLSEKRMPKNLTSLPLTRYNCVHCNWNSPANSLVAVGTEHGLLRILNFQRDKFFQRQP encoded by the exons ATGGATAAGCCCGAGCTACACAGCTTTATGGGGCCTCCGCCGGCTGTAGCCAattccagcaacaacaatgctGCTGCCTCTTTTCCAGAGGCGTCATCGGCTGGCGATAAAAGTGCACCCCCTCCCAAGCGAATTATCAAGAAAATTAACCTGGACTTCAAGAAGCTCAAGGAATCTGGGCTCGATCGCAAGCTGGCCGAGGCTCTGAGCAAACATAGTCCAGGAGCCAAGCCGGCAAAGTCTTCAATCCcctctgctcctgctgctgcagctgcatctgcatctgcatcgcCCTCGACGTCGACTGCTGCGCAACAGAAGCCACAATTGCGTCAGCCTg CGCCACAGCCAATAAAAAAGAGAGCAATGGTGTCGGattatattgaaaaaatagtGCCTGGCCAGACGAATGTGGACAGTTCGATGCATGTTAAGGCTCTGCTTAAAAGCCGAATCCTTAACAAGAGTATGGGTGGTATGCCGGCCAAGTATTCAGCATCCCGACCACCGCCATCTGCTGCTCTGGGATCCCCTGACTCATCGCCCACACCTGGGGTTTTCTCGGTGCCCATAGCCAAGGCGGATGTAACAGTGCGCCAGAAGCAGCCACCATTGCTGCTCAATTTGGTGAACAAGTTACCCAAATGTCGGTCCCTGTGTACGTCTTCTAGTTACAGTAGTCAAAAAAGAAGCACTTCCAAGGAACAGCAGGGGGTTCCACCAAAGGCTCCTGAGATTTCTCAAAAGCCTGCTCCTTCAACTCCAGTAGTGCCTCAGCGGAATTGCACAAATACCATCCAGGAACATAATAACATGACAACTAGTCCTCACCCGCTTCCTCCACCACAGCTAACTCCTCAAACTCCAATCGTTCTACCACAAAGCAGCAAAAGCTCTCTGCCTCCATTGATTGTGCTGGAGAACAAAGTGCTGTCCCCGGATGAGAAGATAGACTTGAGTAGCCTTGCCATTCAACAGGTGAAGCCCCTGGAAAAGACCGATGTGATTTCTCCTCCAGTTCAGGCACCAATCTCCACAAATCCGGCAAAGGGCAAGGTAATCCTAAGCACCCAAAAGCTGAAGCTGTCACGCGAGAAGCTCTCTGAGATGGCCAACGAGATTCGCAACCAGGTGAAGAAGGTGGAAGCTATCCCGCAGCTCGAAACAGTTCCCACATTCAATGCATCATTGAATACCAAACCCAGTAATGTGGAACCATTAACCATTAATAAGGAATGCACTCCCGAAGTCTATAATTCAACCATGGAAACCCCGACTGTAAAATCGGGAGATGTGTCCCTCTTTTCATCCCCAGTTAAACAATCAAAGGAATTGCTGTCTTCGGAGTCTGTTGAGGTTTCCACTGATACTCTATTGATTACAGAGCCGGAGGAAGTGCCTGTATATAATCCTTGCACCCCAGAACCAGAAGAGTTGCTTGAAGTTACAAATATAGAGACCAAAACTGCGACTCCAGAGACAAATCAGTTGTCTAAAGAAGACACTTCTACTTCCACATCCAAGGTTTTGTCCGCCGTAGACTTCATAGCCCAGCTCACAGCTGAAAATACTCTGGACGACAGCAGTTTCATGGAATTATCCCCCGAAGAACAGCGTTTGAATGCCCTTTttggaggcggcggcggcttCGGTGTTTCTTCTGCAATGCCCGTACAAGAGCCGGAGAAGGTTGAAGTGAATACGGAAATTCAAAAGGAACTCCCAAGGCCCGAGCCGACTGTCTTTGTGGAAACCCCGGCAGATGAGGAGCTGGCGATTGGAAAGATTTTGAAAATGGATGACGTGAATATATTGCACGCCACATTGGATGTGAACAGTGATAGTACCAACATTCTTCGCATAAGTCCCAATGCTGTAAAGTTGCAGAAGAGTGTCGAAGTCTTGGAGAAGATTGCGGAAGAACCAAACTATGTGGAGGCCGATGAGGTTCCTAGCGAAAAACCAAATCTTGCTGCCAATATCTTAGTAGAACaaccaaaaaattcaaatgacGTGGAAGTGCCTTCGGAGATGAGAGATCCGGAACCAGAAAAGGAGGTAACTCCACCTGTAAGGAAGCAGCCGATGAGGTCCAAGAGAGCCAAGATTAATTTGGTCCAACGGACTAAAAGACCGAGTGCTGCGAAGGCGACTGAAGCCAAGAGACCCAAGCCAGAGTTTGAGGAAAATGATGAGCCGGCGGCTGAGGCAGAGCGAAATGGAGATATGGAGATAGAGGTAATTGCTAATTTCGATAATCCAACCTCAGACATAGTTAGCCCTAATGTATCTAGTATTACAAATAATCCAAAGGTGTCATCAGATGAGGGGCGGAGTAAGGAAGTTAATGATTTGGGAGTAGAACCCGACAAAGAACAATCGCAGAGAACCACGCAGCAGGATGAACCAGAAGTGGAGGAGGAAGAAAATGAAGGTGCATCGAAACCGCCAACCGACAGGGACCTAACCCAGCTGTATCATCCACCCAAAATGCCAAAGAACAAATCCcgcaaacaaaatcaaaaccTGGAGTTATTGGATGATCCACAACCCTCCACAACTGGCAGCAATGTATCCTTAATAGACATCCTTTCCCAGGAGCAACCTCCGCCGCAGGGCGAAGCCAAGATACCATTTCGAAAGGAGCCTGAAGAAGGGGATAGCATAACATGTTCAACACCAGAAGCAAAGGGAATCCAAAACCTAATAAGCCACCTGGAAGCCGAAAAGGTGCCCACACAGACCAAGAAGACCTCTCCCAGTTCTGAAGAAACTCCGAAGGTGGGGTCACGAAAAAAGCTCGTTAAAACGCGTCCAATTCTTGGCAAGAGATCCGCCAGAGTCGCTCAAAACTCCCAGCCAGAAAAGACAACCAGTTGCATTGACCCAGTCCCAATTAGTATAGATGTTAGAAGTCGTGTCCCCACTTCCAGTACCAGTGACGATGATAGATCCGAGACAGTCGAATTGGAGGAGAAACGCACTCGAACTCCAGTTCTTTCTTTTcaaattgcacaaaaaaagATCAATGAAACGGACATTAGCGACGATGCTTCTCCAGATCACGATGAGACTGAGGACGAGCAGCTGTCCCATGTAAAAAAGCCACAAGCTATGCCGGAGGTTACCAAAAGCGAGGAGAAAGTTGAAATTCATAACCAAGGAGCTGATGATTCCGACAGCAGTAGCCCTAGGGATTTTTCAGAAAGTGTAGCCATTAATGAGGACTTAATACAAGAAGAACATCCATCGGAAGAGCCAACAAAGGATGTTTCTTCGGAACCAGGTGGCGGAGACACCTCCAGTGTAGTTGAGGAGAATTTGGAAGACTCTTTTAGGAAACTGAAAGATGCAAAGACTGTGATAAACGAAAAGGTTTCACCAATTCCCGAAAATAGTACAAGAAGGAGCAGAAGGTCTACAAAAAAAGCTTCAGAGAAAGAACTTTCCAAACgtgaaagtgaaattgaaaataatgtTTCGACAGAAAAACAGGAAGAATCGACAGTTGAAAAATCAAAAGGGAAACGACAGTCTAGGGCGAGTTTAAAAGCTCAAAAAACCCTGATTCTTCCAGAGGAGTCTAAGGAATCAGAGATATCCATTGCGGTTTCGTCCGCCGCGGAAGAAACTAAGATTCCTGAAGAGCCAACTACTTCCGTCAAATCCCTACGTCAGCGGCAATCTCGAAGTAGAACCCCAAAAGTGGCTAATATTTCAACAGGAGAGATTTCTCAACCTACAGATAGTTCTGTAGAAAATATAGAAACAAAAGAGGAAAAAGAATCAGCCTCTGACAATTGCAAAAGTAAACGAAAGTCCCGGTCTTGCAACTCTAAAAAAACAGTCTCAAAGGATTTGGAAAAGGTGGAAGATAACGAGAACACCAAGACTGTAACTGGAGATAAAAAAGTTCCGGATGAAGATAAGTCTGCAGAGGTAGCATCTAAGAAGCCAAGCAGAAAACGAGCATCTCGAAGTAAGACACCAAAATGTATAGAAGCAACTCCACCGGCTGAGAAACCTATTAATAGTAGCGATAAGCAAGGAGAAGGAGAACTATATGAAACTCCACAGACAACCGAAGAACCTGAGATTATTCCACAAACTAGGGAAAAACGTAAATCTAGAAGTAGAAAAGCGATTCCAGATAAATCAAAAGATTCACAGGAGCGGGAGAATCCTGTATCAAAGCCCGAAGAAGTGGACACATCACAAAGTGTCACTACGAATCTAACAGAAGTTTCTACAACCGAAGAATCTGCAGATAAAACTGAAGATTTGGCTAAAGAAAGTGTTCCAGAAGAATTTAAACTTCCTGAAAAGAGTGTGAAACCTAAAGCAACTCGAAGATCAAGGATTAAAGAGTCGCAACCCGAGTCACTTCAAAGTCCTGTGATAAATCAAGAAGTAGCTAATGAGTCCGATGTCGTTCCAAGTCCAGTTCAGTCCAAAAGACAAAGAAGAAGTCGCTGCGCTGAGCCGAAGTATGTGGATGAAGCTAATTCTGCAATGAAACGGAAGTCGAGGTCCCAGCCGGACCCGGAAACCGCTCCCATACCGCTCCCCAAAGACGAAGAAATCCAGACCCccaaaagaagaagaaaagaaCCCGAAACGCCAAAAGCTGAAGATGTTGAACCTCCATCGTTGGACACTCCAAAGACTCCTGCGAGAAGGGGAAGGAAGCGAGCAGCCGAAGCGGACTGTGAACTAGCCAAGAAACTGAAGGAAGAAGGTATCACGGTTACTCCCTTTAATCTGCGCCTGCTACTCGTCCGTAAAAGGGAGCAGTTGGAAACCGAAGAGGTAGTGACATGCGAGGGTGAAGGTGATGGGCCTCTGCAATGCGGCCTGTGCCTGGCTCGCAGCTCGACGGAGAATTGGCAAAATCACTTGTTGGAGCACTACGGAGTGGGTTGGCTCATTGAGAACACGCCGGAG TTGATAACACGTTCCTCGGCAATGGCGATGATGAAGGCCTTTCTACAGAAAAACCCCGAAAAGCGGCTGGTGTGCCGCATGTGCAACAACAAGTTGACCTCTGCCCAGGGTATGATCCTGCATCTGGAGAGCTGTGCCAAAAAACTTGCGGCAGTTGAAGATACCTTTAATGTGCGTCTGCTACTCATCCGTAAAAGGCAGCAACTGGAAACCGAGGAGGAGTTGACCGACGAGGGCAAAGGTGATGGTCCACTGCAATGTGGCTTGTGTCTGGCTCGTAGCACCACGGAGAATTGGCAGAACCACTTGTTGGAGCACTATGGAGTGGGTTGGTTCACTGACGAACAGCCGGAG GCCATCACACGTTCTTGGGTAATAAGGAAGATGAAAGATTATCTTATTATAAACCCCGAAAAACGTTTTGCTTGCCGCATGTGCAACCATCAACTAACTACTGCCATGGGTATGATGCTCCATTTGGAGAACTGTGGCCGGCAGCGGGTGGAATGCGAGTTCTGTCGAAAACTTTACGCATTCATGTCGCTGCCGCAACATTTGCGAACCTGTCCCAGGAGGCCCAAGGATGGAATTAAAGAAGAACAGGGGAAGGAAATAAAGGAACCAGTGTCCTGCCATGCGTCTGCTGAAAGTACCTTCAGTGCGCGTCTGCTACTCATCCGTAAACGGGAGCAACTGGAAACCGATGAGGTGCTGACCAACGAGGGCGAAGGAAGTGGTTCCCTGCAATGTGGTCTGTGTCTGGCTAGTAGCACATCAGACAATTGGCAGAACCATTTGTTGGAGCACTACGGAGTGGGTTGGTTCATTGACGAACAGCCAGAG ATCATCACACGTGGTTTGGTTATAAAGAAGATGAAAGATTTTCTCCAGAAAAACCCGGAAAAGCGACTTGGTTGCCGCTTGTGCAACCAACAACTCACCTCCGCCATGGGAATGATGCTCCATTTGGAGAACTGTGGCAGGCAGCGCGTGAAATGCGAATTCTGTAAGAAACTGTACGCATCTATGACGCTGCCGCAACATTTGCGAGTCTGTGCCAAGCGTTCCATGATCGAGAAAGCAAATGAACAAGATCCAGCGGAGGAGTCCAAGGAGTTAGTTTATAGTAATGCCGGCAGAGCTAAGCGCAAGTCCACAATAAAGGCGGAAACAAAGCTGAAGAAAATCGGTGAAGCCCTAACCAGTGAAAATTCAGCGATGGAAACCGACCAGCAGAAAGATTTCGATGGCGACTCTTCCGACTATGATATGGCAATGGATAAGGAGTCATCGGATGAATATGCATCGGAGGGCGCAGACTCTAACGAGGATCCAATTCTTAGCGAAGCTGAGAGCGAGGGCAAGGGCAACAAGAGATCCAAAAAGTCAAAGGCAAATGATGCCAGCAGAAAAAAGAATTCTCGCAAACGACCAGTATTTCTGGGTGACGTGTCAGAGAAACCTT TGTTTTCTCGTTACATTAACTTGGAGCTTAGGATAGAGAATAGATGGAAGAAATT cctgCAAATCAGTTATGCCAAAGGATCCTTGTTCCCGCAATTCGAACCCAGTTACTCCATAATCTCTCTCGAAGAAGCCCAAACGCTGCTGCCCTCGAATGATTCTAAATCCATGAGATATGCTTTTGGTGGCGCCGAAAAATCAGGTGATTGGAAACAAATGGGACTCTTTGAGGGTTTCATGAATGACG GTGAATATATTGGCTATCTTGGCGGAGCCATTAAACAATTGGCGTGGGCTCCTCTGCCTTCGCAAGTTAAGACCCAATACCTACTGTGCTCCCTGCGAACAAAGTTGAAGAGCTATACGAAGCATGTCAAAATAGAGGGAAAGGAGGATGctctgctgatgctgctgaaATGCTCAGTACCTGATCATAATCCCAGTGATAATTTTTCCGCTCTTCAACTGGACCTCCACTACGGAGTTCGAGTGCCAAACGGACCAGTTCACAGCTTCGTCTTTATGCCCAGTGGTGGCTACGATGAGTCAACCAATCGGTTAGGATTACTGGCAGTGAGCAATTCCATGAGCGATGTCCACATCTACGCCCTGCCTTTGAACCTTCCAGGAGATGAGCAGACTGGCACAGAAAGCAATGTGATTCAACTAAATTCACTTCTGACCCTTAGCTTGGATATAACCAATCCAGTGCAGGATCAATGCACTCGCATTTGTTGGTCTCAG GCGCGGGGGCACAATTTCCTTGTGACAGGCTATGCCAAGGGAAACGTTGCCTGTTGGGATATTGGCGACACAGAAGGCCTCAATTGCATCAAGCAGGACAACCAACTCTACATTGCTCCTTTGAATTTCTTCTTCATAGGCGAACGAAATATTCAGT ATTTGGATCTTCATTACGATGCCAACGGACCACGTTGGTTGGCGGTCGGCACCAATGTGCGCCGCTTTTGTATTTTCGATATTAAAAACTGGTCACAACCGTATCCCTTGGTAGAGGGCTCCAGTATCAGCCACCTGTATGTAACCAGCTTGTTTTGGTCGCCCATTTGTGAGACAATAATTGTCGGCAGCAATGAGCTGTTTGTGAATC GAATGACCCGCAATCTGGCACTGAGCCCTTCCGGCATTAACTACGACTACAAGACCCTTGAGAGTACGGTGTCAAGTACTCGTGCAATGCACTCGAATATCCAGAAAAATTACTTGGTTTTGGGGACGGACAACGGGGACTTGGTGTTCGTGGATGAGCGCGATTTAAACTTTCCACCAGCTCTTAATAAGTCGGCGTTTATTGTACGAGCCGTTTCCACCCTGGACTTGGTTCACTTGAGTGAAGCAACTTCAGATCCCAAGGATCCCATTACCCCGGAGACCTTTTTTCGGGACTATGCTTTGCGAATAAAGCCTGTAGTTCCCGTGCAACCGAAAGGTAGAACCACATACTTGAGTGAGAAGCGCATGCCAAAAAACCTTACCAGTTTGCCCCTGACTCGATACAACTGCGTTCACTGCAATTGGAACAGTCCCGCCAACTCCTTGGTGGCCGTGGGCACCGAACACGGCCTGCTGCGTATTCTCAACTTTCAGCGGGATAAGTTCTTTCAAAGACAGCCCTAG